Proteins co-encoded in one Malus sylvestris chromosome 9, drMalSylv7.2, whole genome shotgun sequence genomic window:
- the LOC126583963 gene encoding uncharacterized protein LOC126583963, translated as MAVSIGNTEINWDKLDKTKFYVVGAGLFTGVTVALYPVSVVKTRLQVASKDALERDALSVAKGIWKADGIPGLYRGFGTVITGAVPARIIFLSALEATKVAAFKMVQPLKLSEATEAAFANGVAGMTASLFAQSVFVPIDVISQRLMVQGYSGHAKYTGGLDVARKVIKSDGIRGLYRGLGLSVMTYSPSSAVWWASYGSSQRLIWSFLGHGIGSEEAVPSVGNIVLVQAAGGIIAGATASCVTTPLDTIKTRLQTMGHDKRPTAREVIKNLIRDDGWQGFYRGLGPRFFSMSAWGTSMILAYEYLKRLCAKDE; from the exons ATGGCGGTTTCCATTGGCAACACCGAGATTAATTGGGACAA GCTTGATAAGACTAAATTTTATGTGGTTGGAGCTGGCTTGTTTACAGGGGTCACAGTGGCACTGTACCCAGTTTCCGTGGTGAAAACCCGCCTACAGGTTGCTTCCAAAGATGCTCTAGAGAGAGATGCATTGTCTGTGGCCAAAGGCATTTGGAAAGCAGATGGTATTCCTGGTTTGTACAGAGGGTTTGGCACCGTGATTACCGGCGCAGTTCCTGCCCGGATCATATTTCTCAGTGCTTTAGAGGCCACCAAGGTGGCTGCTTTCAAGATGGTTCAACCCTTAAAGTTATCTGAAGCTACAGAGGCAGCTTTTGCTAATGGAGTAGCCGGAATGACTGCCTCGCTTTTCGCTCAGTCTGTCTTTGTGCCCATTGACGTG ATTAGTCAAAGGCTGATGGTGCAAGGTTATTCGGGCCATGCAAAGTACACCGGAGGGCTGGATGTTGCTCGTAAGGTTATAAAGTCGGATGGCATACGCGGACTTTATAGAGGGTTGGGACTTTCTGTTATGACTTACTCTCCATCTAGCGCTGTATGGTGGGCTAGTTATGGTTCAAGCCAGCGCTTAATCTGGAG TTTCTTAGGCCATGGAATTGGCTCTGAAGAAGCTGTTCCGAGCGTGGGGAATATAGTGTTGGTTCAAGCTGCTGGAGGAATTATTGCCGGTGCAACAGCATCCTGCGTAACAACCCCATTGGATACCATCAAGACACGACTGCAG ACGATGGGACATGACAAGAGACCTACTGCAAGAGAAGTTATTAAGAACTTGATTAGAGATGATGGCTGGCAAGGTTTCTACAGAGGGCTAGGTCCAAGATTCTTCAGCATGTCCGCCTGGGGAACTTCGATGATATTGGCTTATGAATATCTGA AGCGCCTGTGTGCAAAAGATGAGTAG